The genome window GCGGTTTGCGCCCAGGCACCCAGTGACAGCGTCAACAGGCTCAGAAAAAGAGAAGAAGTTCTCAATTGCATGTGTTGATTGAAGTATGAGATATCGGGGTGAAATTAGGAAAATACCTCTTTACTACCTACTACTGATTCGCTCTTTAGAGCGGTTTGTTGCTTCTGCGTAACGTACTTGTTGATGAAGTACATCATGAAAATCGTAAAGGCGGTGGTGGTAGCCACAATGTAGCCCAGCAAATCATAATGCTGCAATGTGCCATCTGGTGCCTGAACTACAATAAATCCGGCCGCAATCGACGCAAGACCACCCGATAGCTGCTGAACAGATGAATTGACGCCCATGAAGGCACCCCGGTCGGCGGGTTCCGGAACGCCCGACATCAGCGCCGACGAGGAAATCATTCGGGCAGTGACACCCATGAACAAAATCACGTTCAGTAAAATGAGCCAGGGCAGCGGCGTAATCCCCAGATTGCAATACACAATGGTGACAATCATGCCCAACACGGAGGCATAGAAAAACAGGGGGTATTTGCCAATTTTGTCACTCAGTTTTCCCGCTAACGGACCCATAATGATGGAAGAAATACCGGTAACCAGATAGATCAGCGGCAGTTCAGTTTGTGAAATACCCAGGTTATGAATCGAAAAGGCACTACCGAAAGGCATCAGCATAAAACCGCCCGTAGTGAGCAGAATAGTGGCGGCAAATCCGCGCAGATAGGCTTTCTGAGAAACGGTATGAACGAGGTGTTGCAAGGGGTTTCGGTCCGATTTCAAGAGCAAATGGGCGGTAATTGGCTTTAGGTAAAACGCAATAACAAACCCGGCTCCAATGCTCAGCGCCACGATGAGCAGAAAAGGCGAATGCCAGCCAAAGTGATTAGCCAGGTACAAACCAAGGGGAATTCCCAGCACCTGACTCGCCGCGAACGACATCTGGACAAAACCCATTACCCGACCCCGAACCTGCCAGTCGAACAAATCGGTGATGATGGCAAAGCTGATGGACGAAATAACACCGCCAAAAATACCGGTCACAATGCGGGCAATGAGCAGCGAGAGGTAGTCAGGCGCGAGGCCGCAGAGCAACGTGCCGATGACGAAGCCAGAGTAAAAAAAGAGCAGTAATTTTTTTCGGTCGAAGCGGTCGGCAAAACCGGCGGTCAACAGTCCGGCAATTCCGGCGCTGAAGGCATAACCCGAAACAACCCAGCCGAATTGAGCGGTTGTAATTTTTAGTTCACTCATGAGCTGAGCGCCCAGCGGCGAGAGAACCATAAAATCCAGCACGACCGTAAACTGGAGGAAAGCGAGCAGTCCGATGACCACTTTGTGGTACGTACTGAACGAAGTGGTTGATGGTGTGTTTTGCATTTGTTGTTTGATTGTAGTTTAAGCGGGGCGGAGGGCCTTCAGAACCAGCTCCAGTGTTTTGTTGAGTAATATTTTATCCAACGTAAATTCATTGGCTCCCGGCTCCCCCCGGTGCGACATGTGAAACTTGATAAGCTGATAGAGCGGGGCAAAAGCAAGTGACCAGTAGACTTCCAGGGGCAGTTCTTCCAGTTCCTTGCGTTTGATGGCGTTACAAACAAAAGATTTCATGGCTGCGATAAACGGATTTTCTGCCACCTGTCGGAATTTGTCGTGAAAAGGCGAGTGGCGCATCTGTTCCATAAAATGCATCCGCTGCGGGTAGCGCAGGCAGTAATTGGCCCGGTTGACCCACTGAATACGCAGTCCTTCTTCGAAAGGCATGGCCGGGTCGAAACCATCCAGGGTAGCTTCGGTCATGCGCTGGCTTTCTTCCCGGTAAATCTGGACAATCAGGTCTTCCCGATCTTTAAAATAAATGTAGATCGTAGCGGGTGAAACGCCTGCCGCTTTGGCCAGTTTGTGCATACTCAGCCCGTCAAAGCCTTCCTGCACAATCATATCGAGCGCTTTCTCCCGAATAGCCAGTTCTTTATTTTCGTCTCTAATGCGCATCTTGTAGGCAAAAATAAAAGAACGTTCGTTTATCTAAAAAAGGTTTGCGTGTAGTTTACTAAACGGCTAGCTTATCCATTCGCCAGGGCCTGCCGCACTTTTTCCAGAAAGAGGGGCACCTTTTCCCGTGGGTCGCCGGGGCCGAGGGTTTCGATGGGCAAGTAACCCCGGTAGCCTGACTCCCGCACGATTCGGACAATTTTATCCAGGTCGGTCGCTACTTCCTGCCCGTTAACGTACAGATTTTCCTTGATTTGCCAGGTGGCGGCGTGTTGGGCTACTTTCGCTATTTCTTTATACGGATCGCCTACGCGGAAGCTGCCAATATCCAGGTTAAGCGCCAGCCAGTCGGAATCAACCAGCCGTAAAACTTCCAGGATATGATCGGCGGTTTCAATAAAATCGGCGTGGTTTTGCAGTACGATCATAACGCCATGCTGGGCTCCGTAGTCAGCGCATTGCCGGAGCGAGTCAACGACCCATTTGGTGGCCTCTTTGCGGGTATGCCCTTTGGGCACCTCCAGACCCGAAAAGACCCGCAGTACCGGCGCGTCAAATTTTGCTGCAAAGTGCGTCCACTGCTTAACAAGGTCAATTTCTTTCTTCCGGCTGGCGGTGTCGGGCAGGCAAAAATTATTCCGCACCCCCGTTCCGCTAATGTCAAGGCCCAGCCGAAAGGCTTTGCGTTTGAGCGTATAGATATAAGTGTCGTCGGGTAAAGCGGGATAGTTTGGAATGTAATAGGCGGTTGGGTCAACGGCGTCGAAACCCAGGTCGGCGCAAAACTCCAACACCTGCTCCAGCGTCATCTGGCCAGTAGTCAGGGGTCGGTTGAACGAGTACAGGTTGCAGCTCAGCTTGTGATGAATTGGGCGCGGCGGAACCGGCTCGGGCTTCGCGGCAGGCAGAAAAGGAGTCAGGGCAGCCAACTTAAGAAACTGGCGGCGGTTGGGTTGTTCGCTCATACTCATACGGATAATGCGGCTGATTAACGAAAGCAACTTTAGGTCAAACACTACCGATTCGCCCCATAAACTTTACGGCTGTTCGTAAAAACGGGCTGCCGTTGCCAGCCGGGCTTGTATCCGGGCGCGCAGGCTGGCCGGAGCCAGTACGGTCATGCCTTCCCCGAAACCCAGAATTTCTTTTTCCAGCTCAAGGTTCAGTTGAACACAAATCTCGATCACGATCCCATCTTCCCGACGCTCAATAAGCTGCTGGGAAGGGTGGAGCGGCTTGGTTTCGACGTAGGGCGCATGTTGCAGACTAACCAGAATACGGACGCACTGCGGTCGCATGCGAGGGCTGACCGTGACGCCGATGACGTGCTGGTAGTAGCTGTCGGGCGAAAAGGCGTCGTTAGCGAGAAATTCCGGTTCTTCGGCCAGCTTTAGGCTTAGAATTCGATCCAGGGCGAGGTGCATTATTTCTGATTTATTAGCCTGTATCCCTACTACAAACCAGCGGTTTTTAAACTCTTTCAGCCACCAGGCGTGGAAATGAAACTGGCTTGACTGCCGGGCCTTGAACGACTGGTAGGTAAGAAAAAGCACTTTTTTCTGAATGATTGCCTGATAAATCTGATCCAGGTAAGAAAGGCCTTTCAAGCCATCATTTTTCTCGAAATCAATGACGGATGTTTGCCGGACCGTAGCGGCGTGGACGTGTGCCTCTAACTTCTGAATGACTTCGTTCAGTTCCTGAAAATGCGAAAAGCCTTTGAACTGTTTCAACATTTCCACTGCCTCGTTCATGCGGCTTAAATCCTGATTGGTCAGCGGGGTTTGCGTAATGCTGTAGGCCGGATCGGCGTAGGTGTAATACTTCCTGTCAATCACCAAAATGGGTGCATTGTAGCCTAGCTTGTCGCTGCGCATCATTTG of Tellurirhabdus bombi contains these proteins:
- a CDS encoding TetR/AcrR family transcriptional regulator — encoded protein: MRIRDENKELAIREKALDMIVQEGFDGLSMHKLAKAAGVSPATIYIYFKDREDLIVQIYREESQRMTEATLDGFDPAMPFEEGLRIQWVNRANYCLRYPQRMHFMEQMRHSPFHDKFRQVAENPFIAAMKSFVCNAIKRKELEELPLEVYWSLAFAPLYQLIKFHMSHRGEPGANEFTLDKILLNKTLELVLKALRPA
- a CDS encoding sugar phosphate isomerase/epimerase family protein, encoding MSEQPNRRQFLKLAALTPFLPAAKPEPVPPRPIHHKLSCNLYSFNRPLTTGQMTLEQVLEFCADLGFDAVDPTAYYIPNYPALPDDTYIYTLKRKAFRLGLDISGTGVRNNFCLPDTASRKKEIDLVKQWTHFAAKFDAPVLRVFSGLEVPKGHTRKEATKWVVDSLRQCADYGAQHGVMIVLQNHADFIETADHILEVLRLVDSDWLALNLDIGSFRVGDPYKEIAKVAQHAATWQIKENLYVNGQEVATDLDKIVRIVRESGYRGYLPIETLGPGDPREKVPLFLEKVRQALANG
- a CDS encoding MFS transporter — protein: MQNTPSTTSFSTYHKVVIGLLAFLQFTVVLDFMVLSPLGAQLMSELKITTAQFGWVVSGYAFSAGIAGLLTAGFADRFDRKKLLLFFYSGFVIGTLLCGLAPDYLSLLIARIVTGIFGGVISSISFAIITDLFDWQVRGRVMGFVQMSFAASQVLGIPLGLYLANHFGWHSPFLLIVALSIGAGFVIAFYLKPITAHLLLKSDRNPLQHLVHTVSQKAYLRGFAATILLTTGGFMLMPFGSAFSIHNLGISQTELPLIYLVTGISSIIMGPLAGKLSDKIGKYPLFFYASVLGMIVTIVYCNLGITPLPWLILLNVILFMGVTARMISSSALMSGVPEPADRGAFMGVNSSVQQLSGGLASIAAGFIVVQAPDGTLQHYDLLGYIVATTTAFTIFMMYFINKYVTQKQQTALKSESVVGSKEVFS
- a CDS encoding helix-turn-helix transcriptional regulator, with translation MPANRNALIRYKIIDNCLRNRYRQWTLEALIDCVSEALYEYEGMEKGISRRTIQADLQMMRSDKLGYNAPILVIDRKYYTYADPAYSITQTPLTNQDLSRMNEAVEMLKQFKGFSHFQELNEVIQKLEAHVHAATVRQTSVIDFEKNDGLKGLSYLDQIYQAIIQKKVLFLTYQSFKARQSSQFHFHAWWLKEFKNRWFVVGIQANKSEIMHLALDRILSLKLAEEPEFLANDAFSPDSYYQHVIGVTVSPRMRPQCVRILVSLQHAPYVETKPLHPSQQLIERREDGIVIEICVQLNLELEKEILGFGEGMTVLAPASLRARIQARLATAARFYEQP